The following proteins are encoded in a genomic region of Arachis ipaensis cultivar K30076 chromosome B02, Araip1.1, whole genome shotgun sequence:
- the LOC107627631 gene encoding uncharacterized protein LOC107627631 encodes MTNKYYFEAVDRSLRDIMKSVREELSAKPFGGITTVLGGDFWKILPVIPKGDRQDIIQACIKTSYLWQVCEVHSLQQNMRLKADNLDSASKEQMRHFANWILDIGNGKHCPDSGVRSIVDNIYQDLEGHVGESNFLVPRAILTPTNETVDLINDHILERIPTEESIYFSSDSICKADFHVEDQDLLYPTEFLNTLKFPGFPPHTLRLKKGAAIRLLKNLNQGSGLCNGTRLKIT; translated from the coding sequence ATGACAAATAAATATTACTTTGAAGCTGTAGACAGAAGCCTTCGTGATATTATGAAAAGTGTCCGAGAAGAATTGTCAGCAAAGCCTTTTGGAGGGATAACTACTGTGTTAGGAGGTGATTTCTGGAAAATTTTGCCAGTTATTCCCAAGGGTGATAGACAAGACATCATTCAAGCATGTATTAAGACTTCTTATCTTTGGCAAGTTTGTGAGGTTCATTCACTACAACAAAATATGAGGTTAAAGGCAGATAATTTAGATTCTGCATCAAAAGAACAGATGAGACACTTTGCGAATTGGATTCTTGACATTGGAAATGGAAAACATTGCCCAGATAGTGGTGTTCGCTCTATTGTCGACAACATATATCAAGATTTGGAGGGTCATGTTGGAGAATCAAATTTCTTAGTGCCTAGAGCAATCTTAACTCCAACAAATGAGACGGTTGATCTAATAAATGACCATATATTGGAAAGGATACCAACTGAAGAAAGCATCTATTTCTCTTCTGATTCAATTTGTAAAGCGGATTTTCATGTTGAAGATCAAGACCTACTTTATCCAACAGAGTTTCTTAACACACTTAAATTTCCAGGATTTCCACCACACACACTAAGGTTGAAAAAAGGCGCTGCAATAAGGCTTCTTAAAAATCTAAACCAAGGCTCTGGATTATGCAATGGCACGAGACTAAAAATCACTTAG